From a region of the Bacteroidia bacterium genome:
- a CDS encoding acetyl-CoA carboxylase carboxyltransferase subunit alpha, which yields MAFLDFEKPIEELSRELEKLKETGEKAKVDISQAVAELEKKIEDTRKEIYSNLSAWQRVQVSRHPDRPYTLAYINAVSDNTFMELHGDRNVWDDKAMVGGFAEVDGQTVMFVGQQKGINTKMRQIRRFGMANPEGYRKALRLFKLAEKFNKPIVTFIDTPGAYPGLEAEERGQGEAIARNLFEMAKLRVPVICIIIGEGASGGALGIGIGDRVFMLENTWYSVISPESCSSILWRSWNFKEKAADALKLTAGDMLNNHLVDGMIREPLGGAHTNHDEIFSTVKKCIIQTLAELKQKTPDQLVAERISKFCSMGVVNELTD from the coding sequence ATGGCATTTCTGGACTTTGAAAAACCGATCGAGGAACTCAGCAGGGAGCTGGAAAAACTGAAGGAAACCGGAGAAAAAGCAAAGGTAGATATCAGCCAGGCGGTAGCGGAACTGGAGAAGAAAATCGAAGATACGCGAAAAGAGATTTATTCAAATCTAAGCGCCTGGCAGCGAGTTCAGGTTTCTCGCCATCCCGACCGGCCCTACACACTGGCATATATCAACGCCGTGAGTGACAATACCTTTATGGAGTTACACGGAGATCGTAATGTATGGGATGATAAGGCAATGGTGGGAGGATTCGCAGAGGTAGACGGGCAAACCGTGATGTTTGTTGGCCAGCAAAAGGGCATCAATACGAAGATGCGTCAGATTCGTCGTTTCGGGATGGCTAATCCGGAAGGCTACCGTAAGGCCTTGCGGCTTTTTAAACTGGCAGAGAAATTCAACAAACCGATTGTCACTTTTATTGATACTCCCGGGGCCTATCCGGGGCTGGAAGCGGAGGAACGCGGGCAGGGCGAGGCGATAGCCCGGAATCTTTTTGAGATGGCCAAACTGCGGGTTCCGGTAATATGCATTATAATCGGAGAGGGTGCATCAGGCGGGGCGCTCGGAATCGGTATCGGCGACAGGGTTTTCATGTTGGAGAACACGTGGTATTCCGTTATCTCACCGGAATCCTGCTCCTCTATTCTTTGGAGAAGCTGGAATTTCAAGGAAAAGGCAGCAGACGCACTTAAACTCACCGCCGGCGATATGCTCAACAATCACCTGGTAGACGGGATGATCCGGGAACCTCTCGGAGGGGCCCATACCAATCATGATGAAATATTCTCAACAGTAAAAAAATGTATTATTCAAACCCTTGCGGAACTGAAACAGAAGACACCGGATCAGTTGGTAGCAGAACGAATCAGCAAATTCTGCTCCATGGGAGTGGTAAACGAATTAACCGATTAG
- the ispE gene encoding 4-(cytidine 5'-diphospho)-2-C-methyl-D-erythritol kinase, with the protein MLFFPGSKINIGLSVGGPRSDGYHSIRSVFFPIPFTDILELTRSESYSFVQTGHHLPGPSAENLVWKAHELLRSRTDLPPLRTHLHKIVPAGAGLGGGSADAACFLKAALRISGRSLPDGEVENMALELGSDCPFFLRSGPQLVEGRGEIMYDTGPDLSGKYLVILFSGIHVSTVEAYRDLNRKEGNSVTEFHAGNVDIQEWGKRVWNDFEESVFLKHHELAHQKKRLLDAGAFYASMSGSGSAVFGLFVRPPGITGTDVVFSGKL; encoded by the coding sequence GTGCTTTTTTTCCCGGGATCCAAAATCAATATCGGTCTTTCTGTGGGCGGGCCCCGTTCAGACGGATACCATTCTATCCGGAGCGTTTTTTTTCCAATCCCTTTTACAGACATTCTCGAGCTGACCAGGTCGGAATCCTATTCCTTTGTTCAGACCGGGCACCATCTTCCGGGCCCTTCGGCGGAAAACCTTGTATGGAAAGCCCACGAGTTACTCAGAAGCCGAACGGATCTTCCCCCTTTGCGAACTCACCTTCATAAAATTGTTCCGGCGGGGGCCGGACTGGGGGGGGGGTCTGCAGATGCGGCCTGCTTCCTGAAGGCAGCGCTGAGGATTTCAGGTAGATCCTTACCAGACGGGGAAGTGGAGAATATGGCTTTAGAACTGGGCAGCGACTGCCCGTTTTTTCTCCGGAGTGGACCGCAGTTGGTGGAGGGCAGGGGAGAGATTATGTACGATACAGGACCGGATCTAAGCGGGAAATACCTGGTGATTTTATTTTCCGGTATACATGTTTCAACAGTAGAGGCCTATCGCGACCTGAACCGGAAGGAAGGAAATTCGGTAACTGAATTCCATGCCGGTAATGTTGACATTCAGGAATGGGGCAAAAGAGTATGGAATGATTTTGAAGAATCAGTGTTTTTGAAGCACCATGAATTGGCGCACCAGAAAAAGCGTTTGCTGGATGCAGGGGCGTTCTATGCATCCATGTCCGGTTCGGGTTCAGCGGTATTTGGGCTGTTTGTTAGGCCGCCGGGAATAACCGGCACAGACGTGGTGTTTTCCGGAAAGCTCTAG